From the genome of Mycobacterium dioxanotrophicus, one region includes:
- the sthA gene encoding Si-specific NAD(P)(+) transhydrogenase translates to MQEYDLVVIGSGPGGQRAAIAAAKLGKSVAVIERGRMLGGVCVNTGTIPSKTLREAVVYLTGMSQRELYGASYRVKDKITPADLLARTQHVIGKEIDVVRSQLMRNRIELYTGHGRFADEHTILVEDPNRAELVTVRGHYIVLATGTKPARPAGVEFDEERVLDSDGILDLKSLPTSMVVVGAGVIGIEYASMFAALGTKVTVVEKRDSMLDFCDPEIVEALKFHLRDLAVTFRFGEEVTAVDVGSAGTVTTLASGKQIPAETVMYSAGRQGQTDHLDLANAGLECDNRGRIFVDDNFCTKVDHIYAVGDVIGFPALAATSMEQGRLAAYHAFGEPTKGMMQLQPIGIYSIPEVSYVGATEVDLTKDSIPYEVGVSRYRELARGQIAGDSYGMLKLLVSTEDLRVLGVHIFGTSATEMVHIGQAVMGCGGTVEYLVDAVFNYPTFSEAYKVAALDVMNKLRALNQFRA, encoded by the coding sequence ATGCAGGAGTACGACCTCGTCGTCATCGGTTCAGGTCCCGGCGGCCAACGTGCCGCCATCGCCGCCGCAAAACTGGGCAAGTCGGTCGCCGTCATCGAACGCGGACGGATGCTCGGCGGTGTGTGCGTCAACACCGGCACCATCCCCTCCAAGACACTGCGCGAAGCGGTCGTCTACCTGACCGGCATGAGCCAGCGCGAGCTGTACGGCGCCAGCTACCGCGTCAAGGACAAGATCACCCCGGCCGATCTGCTGGCGCGCACCCAGCACGTCATCGGCAAAGAGATCGACGTGGTGCGCTCGCAACTCATGCGCAACCGCATCGAGCTCTACACCGGGCACGGCCGCTTCGCCGACGAGCACACCATCCTGGTCGAAGATCCCAACCGTGCCGAGCTCGTCACGGTGCGGGGCCACTACATCGTGCTGGCCACCGGCACCAAACCCGCCCGCCCCGCGGGCGTCGAGTTCGACGAAGAGCGCGTGCTGGACTCCGACGGCATCCTCGACCTCAAGTCGCTGCCCACCTCGATGGTGGTGGTCGGCGCAGGCGTCATCGGCATCGAATACGCATCGATGTTCGCTGCGCTCGGCACCAAGGTGACCGTGGTCGAAAAGCGCGACTCCATGCTCGATTTCTGTGATCCGGAGATCGTTGAGGCACTCAAGTTCCACCTGCGCGACCTCGCGGTGACCTTCCGGTTCGGCGAGGAGGTCACCGCTGTCGACGTCGGCTCCGCCGGAACCGTCACAACCCTGGCCAGCGGCAAGCAGATCCCCGCCGAGACGGTCATGTACTCGGCGGGCCGCCAGGGCCAGACCGATCATCTCGACCTGGCCAACGCAGGCCTGGAGTGCGACAACCGGGGTCGAATCTTCGTCGACGACAACTTCTGCACCAAGGTCGACCACATCTACGCCGTCGGCGACGTCATCGGCTTCCCTGCCCTGGCCGCGACGTCCATGGAGCAGGGCCGCCTGGCGGCCTACCACGCGTTCGGCGAGCCCACCAAGGGCATGATGCAGTTGCAGCCGATCGGCATCTACTCGATTCCCGAGGTGTCCTACGTCGGCGCCACGGAGGTGGACCTCACCAAGGACTCGATCCCCTACGAGGTGGGCGTGTCCCGCTACCGCGAGCTGGCCCGCGGTCAGATCGCCGGCGACTCCTACGGCATGCTCAAACTGCTGGTGTCCACCGAGGATCTGCGGGTGCTTGGGGTACACATCTTCGGCACCAGCGCCACCGAGATGGTGCACATCGGCCAGGCCGTGATGGGTTGCGGCGGCACCGTGGAGTACCTCGTCGACGCGGTGTTCAACTACCCGACCTTCTCCGAGGCCTACAAGGTCGCCGCGCTCGACGTGATGAACAAGCTGCGCGCGCTCAACCAGTTCCGCGCTTAG
- a CDS encoding proteasome assembly chaperone family protein, with protein sequence MADSSDHPEHHYQPDQSGMYELEFPAPQLSASDGRGPVMIHALEGFSDAGHAIRLAAEHLKNSLDTELVASFAIDELLDYRSRRPLMTFKTDHFTGYEDPELNLYALHDSVGTPFLLLAGMEPDLRWERFITAVRLLAERLGVRQTIGLGTIPMAVPHTRPVTLTAHANNKELIAEHTPWVGEVQVPASVSNLLEFRMAQHGHEVVGFTVHVPHYLAQTAYPPAAEALLAEVARTGSLQLPLAALSEAGAEVYGKINEQVEASTEVAQVVAALEQQYDAFVAAQENRSLLARDDELPSGDELGAEFERFLAQQTGDKFKDDKYKDDRYRDDLYREDRQSDDPDDTDPDHP encoded by the coding sequence ATGGCCGACAGTAGCGACCACCCTGAGCACCACTACCAGCCCGATCAGAGCGGGATGTACGAGCTGGAGTTTCCCGCGCCGCAGTTGTCTGCGTCCGACGGGCGCGGACCGGTGATGATCCACGCGCTCGAAGGGTTCTCCGACGCCGGCCACGCGATCCGTCTGGCGGCCGAGCACCTGAAGAACAGCCTCGACACCGAGCTCGTCGCCTCGTTCGCCATCGACGAACTCCTCGACTACCGGTCGCGGCGGCCGCTGATGACGTTCAAGACCGACCACTTCACCGGCTACGAGGACCCCGAACTCAATCTGTACGCCCTGCACGACAGCGTCGGCACACCGTTTCTGCTGCTCGCGGGCATGGAACCGGACCTGCGGTGGGAACGCTTCATCACTGCCGTCCGGCTGCTCGCCGAGCGGCTCGGCGTCCGGCAGACCATCGGACTCGGGACCATCCCGATGGCGGTGCCGCACACCCGCCCGGTCACTCTCACCGCGCACGCCAACAACAAGGAGTTGATCGCCGAGCACACCCCGTGGGTCGGCGAGGTGCAGGTGCCCGCCAGTGTGTCGAACCTGCTGGAGTTCCGGATGGCGCAGCACGGCCACGAGGTGGTCGGCTTCACCGTCCATGTCCCGCACTACCTGGCCCAGACCGCGTACCCGCCTGCGGCCGAGGCGCTGCTGGCCGAGGTGGCCAGGACGGGTTCGCTACAGTTGCCGCTGGCTGCACTGTCCGAGGCGGGCGCCGAGGTGTACGGAAAGATCAACGAGCAGGTAGAGGCCAGCACCGAGGTCGCCCAAGTGGTGGCGGCGCTGGAGCAACAGTACGATGCGTTCGTTGCCGCACAGGAAAACCGGTCCCTGCTGGCACGGGACGACGAACTGCCCAGCGGCGACGAGTTGGGTGCCGAGTTCGAACGATTCCTCGCCCAGCAGACCGGTGACAAATTCAAAGACGACAAGTACAAGGACGACAGGTATCGCGACGACCTGTACCGCGAGGACAGACAGTCGGACGACCCCGACGACACAGACCCGGACCATCCATAG
- a CDS encoding PhzF family phenazine biosynthesis protein: MAIDVTVLRVFTDSDGKFGNPLGVVDNSTVDPADRQRIATELGYSETIFIDVPPPGGTSAQARIYTPAAEMAFAGHPTVGASWWLRETGKPVKTLHVPAGIVQVEYDGDLAAVSARSEWAPEFAIHDLSSTDELMAAQPDDFSDDVENYLWTWIDQDQGIMRSRMFAPHLGIPEDEATGAAAVRMTDYLSRDLKIIQGKGSVIHTRWSPEGWVRVAGRVVNDGSTQLD; this comes from the coding sequence ATGGCCATTGATGTGACCGTCCTGCGCGTGTTCACCGATTCCGACGGCAAGTTCGGCAACCCGCTGGGCGTGGTCGACAACAGCACCGTGGATCCGGCCGACCGGCAGCGCATCGCCACCGAATTAGGTTACAGCGAAACCATTTTCATCGACGTACCACCGCCGGGCGGCACGTCGGCGCAGGCCAGGATCTACACGCCGGCGGCGGAGATGGCATTTGCCGGCCACCCCACCGTCGGCGCATCGTGGTGGCTGCGCGAAACCGGGAAGCCGGTCAAGACCCTGCACGTGCCGGCAGGCATTGTGCAGGTCGAATACGACGGTGACCTGGCTGCGGTGAGCGCGCGCTCCGAATGGGCGCCCGAGTTCGCCATCCACGACCTGTCGTCGACCGACGAACTCATGGCCGCCCAACCCGACGACTTCTCCGACGACGTCGAGAACTACCTGTGGACGTGGATCGACCAGGATCAGGGCATCATGCGGTCACGGATGTTCGCTCCGCACCTGGGTATTCCCGAGGACGAGGCCACCGGCGCAGCGGCCGTCCGGATGACCGACTATCTCAGCCGGGATCTGAAAATCATCCAGGGCAAAGGGTCGGTGATTCACACGCGCTGGAGCCCTGAGGGTTGGGTTCGGGTGGCGGGCCGGGTGGTCAACGACGGCAGCACGCAACTGGACTAG
- a CDS encoding DUF4192 domain-containing protein, with protein MTYSSDSPDTEQFNLDRPGTLIAALPAVLGFVPVHSLVLVTVDDGALGCVMRVDLSQDMSARIDHLAEVASAAEPQTAVAVFVDENGADCQQCNDEFRELAGLLAERLAAGGIELLGAHVVDRVEAGGTWHCADGCGSHGVVEDPSASPLAVAAVLDGRRLYRRREELQQIVEADSVRGARLARVIAELPATPPTRGRARVRADIEAAIAAAGRFADGQPPSDEEMARIAVALTDPQVRDTLYALAVGDSAGPAESLWAELARAVPPPWRAEALVLLAFSAYVRGDGPLTGVSLDAALDCDPEHRMAGMLDTALQSGMRPDQVRELALSGYRQADRLGVRLPPRRTFGGVRPSRP; from the coding sequence ATGACATATTCATCGGATTCACCGGATACCGAGCAATTCAACCTCGACCGGCCCGGCACCCTGATCGCCGCGCTGCCCGCGGTCCTCGGTTTCGTTCCCGTACACTCGCTGGTGCTGGTCACCGTCGACGATGGCGCGCTGGGATGCGTTATGCGCGTTGATCTTTCACAAGACATGTCGGCCCGGATAGATCATTTGGCCGAAGTGGCCTCGGCCGCCGAACCGCAGACCGCCGTCGCCGTGTTCGTCGACGAGAACGGGGCCGACTGCCAGCAGTGCAACGACGAGTTCCGCGAACTGGCCGGCCTGCTGGCCGAGCGGCTGGCGGCCGGCGGCATCGAACTGCTCGGCGCGCACGTCGTCGACCGGGTGGAAGCCGGCGGCACCTGGCACTGCGCCGACGGGTGCGGCAGCCACGGCGTTGTCGAGGACCCATCCGCGTCACCGTTAGCTGTGGCCGCAGTGCTCGACGGCCGCAGGCTCTACCGGCGGCGCGAGGAACTGCAACAGATCGTCGAGGCCGACTCCGTCCGCGGTGCGCGGTTGGCTCGGGTGATCGCTGAGCTGCCGGCCACGCCACCGACCCGCGGTCGGGCCCGGGTCCGCGCGGACATCGAAGCCGCGATAGCCGCTGCCGGCCGGTTCGCGGACGGGCAGCCACCCAGCGACGAGGAGATGGCCCGGATCGCGGTGGCGCTGACCGATCCGCAGGTCCGCGACACGTTGTACGCGCTGGCGGTGGGGGACAGCGCGGGCCCGGCGGAGTCACTGTGGGCCGAGCTGGCGCGCGCGGTGCCGCCGCCGTGGCGGGCAGAGGCCCTGGTGCTGCTGGCATTCTCGGCCTACGTCCGCGGTGACGGACCGCTGACCGGGGTATCGCTGGACGCCGCGCTCGACTGCGATCCGGAGCACCGGATGGCGGGCATGCTCGACACCGCACTGCAGTCGGGGATGCGCCCCGATCAGGTCCGTGAGCTCGCGCTCAGCGGCTACCGGCAGGCCGATCGGCTCGGCGTGCGGTTGCCGCCGCGTCGGACCTTCGGGGGTGTCAGACCTTCTCGACCTTGA
- a CDS encoding LysM peptidoglycan-binding domain-containing protein, translated as MAILHIPAETRAAVLASRPAPLPQRDARPVRRPRSVGRPAPMRPGGAALRYRGTGVLMSRASHRRKPITPVTTVLLALVAAGITVWLGLVAQMGGVVGTAAPTPDELAVVQVRSGESLQQVARRVAPDAPVAEVVQQIRDLNQLKSVAVDAGQTLIAPVG; from the coding sequence ATGGCCATCCTCCACATTCCCGCCGAGACCCGCGCAGCTGTGTTGGCGAGCCGGCCCGCTCCGCTGCCCCAGCGTGATGCCCGTCCCGTTCGCAGGCCTCGGTCGGTGGGCCGGCCAGCTCCGATGCGTCCTGGTGGGGCGGCCCTGCGGTACCGGGGTACCGGGGTGCTGATGTCACGGGCGTCGCATCGCCGCAAGCCCATCACGCCCGTGACCACAGTCCTGTTGGCGCTGGTGGCCGCCGGGATCACCGTATGGCTGGGCCTGGTGGCGCAGATGGGCGGTGTGGTCGGGACCGCCGCACCGACACCCGACGAGTTGGCCGTCGTGCAGGTGCGCAGCGGTGAGTCCCTGCAGCAGGTGGCCCGGCGGGTGGCTCCCGATGCACCGGTCGCCGAGGTCGTGCAGCAGATCCGCGATCTGAACCAGCTCAAGTCCGTCGCCGTGGATGCGGGTCAGACGCTGATCGCACCTGTCGGCTGA
- a CDS encoding trypsin-like serine peptidase, whose amino-acid sequence MQVVRVRTLAAAAAITAVVASCAAPAPARHTGSAATPATSAGSAPHADPEANAVSGAAPVAPDPRVGAVFLGGGTGESVHTCSAAVLDSSTGDLILTAAHCVADGIGTTFIPGFHDGDDDIWRITTVYLDPRWVASQDPHADFAIARVHHEADGGAVQSFAGGLTLGSAPPAGTSVTVTGYPMGSGGDPLRCQGVTGLSHDGYPSLPCIGLTDGFSGAPWVVGSTVIGLIGGPDGGGCDDDLSFSPRFDESILGLLARAETGGAGDSAPSAYDSDC is encoded by the coding sequence ATGCAGGTGGTGAGGGTTCGAACGCTCGCGGCAGCGGCGGCCATCACGGCCGTCGTCGCGTCGTGTGCGGCACCCGCGCCTGCGCGGCACACCGGTTCCGCTGCGACGCCCGCCACCTCGGCGGGATCGGCCCCACACGCCGACCCCGAGGCCAATGCCGTCTCGGGCGCCGCGCCCGTCGCGCCCGACCCGCGGGTGGGAGCGGTGTTTCTCGGCGGTGGGACCGGCGAATCGGTGCACACCTGCAGCGCTGCGGTCCTCGACAGCAGTACCGGCGATCTGATCCTCACCGCCGCGCATTGTGTGGCCGATGGCATCGGCACCACGTTCATCCCAGGCTTCCATGACGGGGACGACGACATCTGGCGGATCACCACGGTCTATCTCGACCCCAGATGGGTCGCATCGCAGGATCCGCATGCCGACTTCGCGATCGCACGGGTGCATCACGAGGCCGACGGGGGAGCGGTCCAGTCGTTCGCGGGCGGGCTGACGCTCGGCTCGGCACCCCCGGCGGGGACATCGGTCACGGTCACCGGCTACCCGATGGGGTCGGGCGGCGATCCGCTGCGGTGTCAGGGGGTGACCGGGTTGTCGCACGACGGATATCCGTCGCTGCCGTGTATCGGTCTGACCGACGGCTTCAGCGGCGCGCCATGGGTCGTGGGTTCTACGGTGATCGGATTGATCGGCGGGCCCGACGGCGGCGGTTGCGACGACGACCTGTCCTTTTCACCCCGATTCGACGAATCGATCCTGGGGCTGCTGGCGCGCGCGGAGACAGGCGGGGCGGGCGACTCCGCGCCGTCCGCCTACGACAGCGACTGCTAA
- the lexA gene encoding transcriptional repressor LexA: protein MSDESTDTSAPHVRGDTPADTDGTSRRRSPDSSLTERQRTILEVIRASVTSRGYPPSIREIGDAVGLTSTSSVAHQLRTLERKGYLRRDPNRPRAVDVRAADDPVVTPVVTTDVAGSDALPEPTFVPVLGRIAAGGPILAEQAVEDVFPLPRELVGEGSLFLLKVVGDSMVDAAICDGDWVVVRQQNVADNGDIVAAMIDGEATVKTFKRTRGQVWLMPHNPAYDPIPGNDAAVLGKVVTVIRKI from the coding sequence ATGAGCGACGAGAGCACCGACACTTCTGCTCCTCACGTGCGCGGCGACACCCCGGCCGACACCGACGGCACCAGTCGGCGCCGCAGTCCCGACAGCAGCCTCACCGAACGGCAGCGGACCATCCTCGAGGTGATCCGGGCGTCGGTCACCAGTCGCGGCTACCCGCCGAGCATCCGTGAGATCGGCGACGCGGTCGGCCTGACCTCGACGTCGTCGGTCGCGCATCAATTGCGCACGCTCGAGCGCAAGGGCTACCTACGGCGTGACCCCAACCGGCCGCGTGCGGTCGATGTGCGGGCAGCCGACGATCCCGTGGTGACGCCGGTGGTGACCACCGACGTGGCCGGGTCCGATGCGCTGCCCGAGCCCACTTTCGTCCCTGTGCTCGGTCGTATCGCCGCGGGCGGCCCGATCCTCGCCGAGCAGGCGGTCGAGGATGTCTTCCCGCTGCCGCGCGAGCTTGTGGGCGAAGGCTCGCTGTTCTTGCTCAAGGTGGTCGGCGACTCCATGGTCGATGCCGCGATCTGCGACGGCGACTGGGTGGTCGTGCGGCAGCAGAACGTCGCCGACAACGGCGACATCGTGGCGGCGATGATCGACGGCGAAGCGACGGTCAAGACGTTCAAGCGGACCCGCGGCCAGGTATGGCTCATGCCGCACAATCCGGCCTACGACCCGATCCCCGGCAACGACGCCGCCGTGCTCGGCAAGGTCGTCACCGTCATCCGCAAGATCTAG
- the nrdR gene encoding transcriptional regulator NrdR — protein MHCPFCRHPDSRVVDSRETDEGQAIRRRRSCPECGRRFTTVETAVLAVVKRSGVTEPFSREKVVRGVRRACQGRQVDDDALNLLAQKVEDAVRGLGTPEIPSHEVGLAILGPLRELDEVAYLRFASVYRSFTSADDFEREIEALRAHRSG, from the coding sequence ATGCACTGTCCCTTCTGCCGTCATCCCGATTCGCGGGTGGTCGATTCGCGAGAAACCGACGAGGGGCAGGCCATTCGGCGTCGGCGTTCGTGCCCCGAATGCGGCCGCCGATTCACCACGGTAGAGACTGCCGTGCTGGCGGTCGTCAAACGCAGTGGCGTCACGGAGCCGTTCAGCCGGGAGAAGGTCGTGCGGGGCGTGCGGCGCGCCTGCCAGGGCAGGCAGGTCGACGACGACGCGCTGAACCTGCTGGCACAGAAGGTCGAGGATGCGGTGCGGGGCCTCGGCACACCGGAGATCCCCAGCCATGAGGTGGGCCTGGCAATCCTCGGGCCGTTGCGCGAACTCGACGAGGTCGCCTATCTGCGGTTCGCCTCGGTGTACCGGTCGTTCACGTCGGCCGATGATTTCGAGCGGGAGATCGAGGCGCTGCGCGCCCATCGGTCTGGCTGA
- a CDS encoding alpha/beta fold hydrolase, protein MTERKPNLRSVREVTPALEFRTVHGYRRAYRVAGSGPAILLIHGIGDNSTTWQTVQTALAQRFTVIAPDLLGHGRSDKPRADYSVAAYANGMRDLLSVLDIDRVTVIGHSLGGGVAMQFAYQFPQLVDRLVLVGAGGVTKDVNVALRIASLPMGSEALALLRLPLLLPALQIIGRAAGALFGSTGVGRDIPDMLRILADLPEPTASSAFARTLRAVVDWRGQVVTMLDRCYLTESVPVQLIWGASDSVIPVSHALMAHAAMPGSQLEIFEGSGHFPFHDDPDRFVEVVERFIDSTEPAVYDQELLRNLLRSGISEATISGPLDTQVAVLDAMGADERSAT, encoded by the coding sequence ATGACGGAGCGAAAGCCCAATCTGCGGTCGGTCAGGGAGGTCACACCGGCACTCGAGTTCCGCACTGTGCACGGATACCGGCGCGCGTACCGCGTCGCCGGGTCCGGGCCGGCGATCCTGTTGATCCACGGCATCGGTGACAACTCGACCACCTGGCAGACCGTGCAGACCGCCCTGGCGCAGCGATTCACCGTGATCGCCCCCGATCTGCTCGGCCACGGCCGATCGGACAAACCGCGTGCGGACTACTCCGTCGCCGCCTACGCCAACGGGATGCGTGACCTGCTCAGCGTCCTCGACATCGACCGGGTCACCGTCATCGGGCACTCCCTGGGCGGTGGAGTGGCCATGCAGTTCGCCTACCAGTTCCCGCAGTTGGTCGACCGACTGGTTCTCGTCGGTGCCGGAGGGGTCACCAAAGACGTCAACGTCGCGCTGCGGATCGCGTCACTGCCGATGGGTAGCGAAGCGCTCGCGCTGCTGCGCCTGCCGCTGCTGCTGCCCGCGCTGCAGATCATCGGCCGGGCTGCGGGAGCGTTGTTCGGCTCCACGGGAGTCGGCCGGGACATCCCGGACATGCTGCGCATCCTGGCCGATCTGCCCGAACCCACCGCGTCGTCGGCTTTCGCCCGCACCCTGCGCGCCGTGGTGGACTGGCGAGGCCAGGTCGTCACCATGCTGGACCGCTGTTATCTGACCGAATCCGTTCCCGTGCAACTCATCTGGGGCGCTTCGGACTCGGTGATCCCGGTCAGTCACGCACTCATGGCACACGCGGCAATGCCCGGTTCCCAGCTCGAGATCTTCGAGGGGTCCGGGCATTTTCCGTTCCACGACGACCCCGACCGCTTCGTCGAGGTCGTCGAACGGTTCATCGACTCCACCGAGCCTGCCGTCTACGACCAGGAACTGCTGCGAAATCTGCTGCGCTCAGGAATCAGCGAGGCCACGATCTCCGGGCCGCTGGACACCCAGGTCGCGGTGCTCGATGCGATGGGTGCCGACGAACGCAGCGCGACGTAG